A DNA window from Panthera tigris isolate Pti1 chromosome X, P.tigris_Pti1_mat1.1, whole genome shotgun sequence contains the following coding sequences:
- the LOC102962939 gene encoding eukaryotic translation initiation factor 1: MSTIQNLHSFDPFADASKGDDLLPAGTEDDIHIRIQQRNGRKTLTTVQGIADDYNKKKLVKAFKKKFACNGTVIEHPEYGEVIQLQGDQCKNICQFLVEIGLAKDDQLNVHGF; encoded by the coding sequence ATGTCCACTATCCAGAACCTCCACTCTTTCGACCCCTTTGCTGATGCAAGTAAGGGTGATGATCTGCTTCCTGCTGGCACTGAGGATGATATCCATATAAGAATtcaacagagaaatggaaggaagaccCTTACTACTGTCCAAGGGATCGCTGatgattacaataaaaaaaaactagtgaAGGCATTTAAGAAGAAATTTGCCTGCAATGGTACTGTAATTGAGCATCCAGAATATGGAGAAGTGATTCAGCTACAGGGTGACCAGTGCAAGAACATATGCCAGTTCCTTGTAGAGATTGGATTGGCTAAGGACGACCAGCTGAATGTTCATGGGTTTTAA